In Capillimicrobium parvum, a genomic segment contains:
- the rpsA gene encoding 30S ribosomal protein S1: MPTTVQTPPDNPNATVVEGSDGLLLEIDGQVVPNYDATFTHFEEGDVLTGRVVRIDNDEVLVDVGYKSEGVIPSNELSIRKSVDPHEEVELGEEVDALVLTKEDQDGRLIVSKKRARFERAWRRIEAAAESGEPVIGTVIEVVKGGLIIDLGVRGFLPASLVDIRRVPNLDEYMGQQIECKVIELNRSRNNVVLSRRAVLEEQRREDRERILERLQPGLVVEGSISNIVDFGAFVDLDGIDGLIHISELSWSHVNHPSEILEIGQTVQVKVLDIDRDRQRISLGLKQTQEDPWQRVVDTYHVGDELEGTVTKVVTFGAFVEILDGVEGLVHISELAAHHVENPREIVQPGDNVRVKILEIDSERRRLSLSVKRVEGQVLPLRSPSESELATEEDPVGGEAGDLDDLPSLGLSEDVFAEQAPAEDPPAGEPVAVADVADEVVANEPAVADEPPADEPVAVADVADEVVADEPVAAADESEESAADEARPAGQTEDA; this comes from the coding sequence ATGCCCACCACAGTCCAGACCCCGCCTGACAACCCCAACGCCACGGTGGTTGAAGGCTCCGACGGGCTCCTGCTCGAGATCGACGGGCAGGTCGTCCCCAACTACGACGCGACGTTCACGCACTTCGAAGAGGGCGACGTCCTCACCGGCCGCGTCGTGCGCATCGACAACGACGAGGTCCTCGTCGACGTCGGCTACAAGAGCGAGGGGGTCATCCCCTCCAACGAGCTTTCGATCCGCAAGTCCGTCGACCCGCACGAAGAGGTCGAGCTCGGTGAGGAGGTCGACGCCCTCGTCCTCACCAAGGAGGACCAGGACGGACGGCTGATCGTCTCCAAGAAGCGCGCCCGCTTCGAGCGCGCCTGGCGCCGCATCGAGGCTGCCGCCGAGTCCGGCGAGCCGGTCATCGGCACGGTCATCGAGGTCGTCAAGGGCGGCCTGATCATCGACCTCGGCGTCCGCGGCTTCCTGCCCGCCTCCCTCGTCGACATCCGGCGCGTGCCGAACCTCGACGAGTACATGGGCCAGCAGATCGAGTGCAAGGTCATCGAGCTCAACCGGTCGCGCAACAACGTCGTGCTGTCGCGCCGCGCCGTGCTCGAGGAGCAGCGCCGGGAGGACCGCGAGCGGATCCTCGAGCGCCTGCAGCCGGGCCTCGTCGTCGAGGGATCGATCTCGAACATCGTCGACTTCGGCGCGTTCGTCGACCTCGACGGCATCGACGGGCTCATCCACATCTCCGAGCTGTCGTGGTCGCACGTCAACCACCCGAGCGAGATCCTCGAGATCGGCCAGACCGTCCAGGTCAAGGTGCTCGACATCGACCGCGACCGCCAGCGCATCTCCCTGGGCCTCAAGCAGACCCAGGAGGACCCGTGGCAGCGGGTCGTCGACACCTACCACGTCGGCGACGAGCTCGAGGGCACCGTGACGAAGGTCGTCACGTTCGGCGCGTTCGTCGAGATCCTCGACGGCGTCGAGGGCCTCGTGCACATCTCCGAGCTCGCGGCCCATCACGTCGAGAACCCGCGCGAGATCGTGCAGCCGGGCGACAACGTTCGCGTGAAGATCCTGGAGATCGACTCCGAGCGCCGGCGGCTGTCGCTGTCGGTGAAGCGCGTCGAGGGCCAGGTGCTGCCGCTGCGCTCGCCGAGCGAGTCCGAGCTGGCGACCGAGGAGGACCCGGTCGGCGGCGAGGCGGGCGACCTCGACGACCTCCCGTCGCTGGGGCTGTCCGAGGACGTGTTCGCCGAGCAGGCGCCGGCCGAGGATCCCCCGGCCGGCGAGCCGGTGGCCGTGGCCGACGTGGCGGACGAGGTCGTGGCAAACGAGCCGGCGGTGGCGGATGAGCCCCCGGCCGATGAGCCGGTGGCCGTGGCCGACGTGGCGGACGAGGTCGTGGCCGACGAGCCGGTGGCCGCCGCCGATGAGTCCGAGGAGTCCGCGGCCGACGAGGCGCGGCCGGCGGGCCAGACCGAAGACGCGTAG
- a CDS encoding LysR family transcriptional regulator, with protein sequence MDLALLRTFVTVARAGSVTVAARDLHLSQASVSRHLQRLESDLGTPLFLRRDGRRLELTDAAQRILVPATELVATAQDRWERLRELAAGRPEHIAVVVGPMVTSMPETVETLRRFHAEHPDVDVRLSEEVNSEAAGRALRAGDFDLAIRGLRDEDVTADLECREIAPLTMHAVLPNDHALAGRHRIGLADISRETFVFREGSDALRDFLAACADAWIDPHVAHLVEEPMAAIRLLTAGEAITVAWAPVGRAPGPLAHSFRMIPIETAAPRTTLTAYWLSERRPPRPALDLVEDARAQLRTWGEPTTDPSRNG encoded by the coding sequence ATGGACCTCGCGCTGCTGCGGACGTTCGTCACGGTCGCGCGCGCGGGCAGCGTCACCGTGGCGGCGCGCGACCTGCACCTCTCCCAGGCCAGTGTGTCGCGCCATCTCCAGCGCCTCGAGTCCGACCTGGGCACGCCGCTCTTCCTGCGCCGTGACGGCCGGCGGCTCGAGCTGACCGACGCGGCGCAGCGCATCCTCGTTCCGGCGACGGAGCTCGTCGCCACGGCCCAGGACCGCTGGGAGCGGCTGCGCGAGCTCGCCGCGGGACGACCCGAGCACATCGCGGTCGTCGTGGGGCCGATGGTGACGTCGATGCCCGAGACGGTCGAGACGCTGCGGCGCTTCCACGCCGAGCACCCGGACGTCGACGTGCGTCTCTCCGAGGAGGTCAACTCGGAGGCCGCGGGACGTGCGCTGCGCGCCGGCGACTTCGACCTCGCGATCCGCGGGCTGCGCGACGAGGACGTCACCGCCGACCTCGAGTGCCGCGAGATCGCGCCGCTGACCATGCACGCGGTCCTGCCCAACGACCATGCCCTGGCCGGGCGCCACCGCATCGGTCTCGCCGACATCAGCCGCGAGACCTTCGTCTTCCGCGAAGGCAGCGATGCCCTGCGCGACTTCCTCGCCGCGTGCGCCGACGCGTGGATCGACCCGCACGTCGCGCACCTCGTCGAGGAGCCGATGGCGGCGATCCGGCTGCTCACGGCCGGCGAGGCGATCACGGTCGCCTGGGCCCCGGTCGGCCGGGCCCCCGGGCCGCTCGCCCACAGCTTCCGGATGATCCCGATCGAGACCGCCGCGCCGCGGACGACGCTGACCGCCTACTGGCTGAGCGAGCGTCGCCCGCCGCGCCCCGCGCTCGATCTCGTGGAGGACGCTCGCGCGCAGCTCAGGACCTGGGGCGAGCCGACCACGGACCCATCCAGAAATGGATGA
- the uvrB gene encoding excinuclease ABC subunit UvrB, translated as MPPFKLDSAFTPTADQPKAISSLAEGILAGERGLTLLGATGTGKTMTMAATVESVQKPTLVLAHNKTLAAQLCNEFRTFFPENAVEYFVSYYDYYQPEAYVPSRDLYIEKDSAINQEIDRLRHAATAALFARRDVLIVASVSAIFGLGSPETYEMNMQVLRRGDESDRDALLRKLVSIQYTRNDTALGRGTFRVRGETLEVFPAYEETAYRATFFGDEVERLQRFDPLTGELLADDLEHIAIWPATHYNVKEGTIDRAVAEIGRELNERCAQLEAEGKLLESHRLRQRTQYDMEMLREMGFCNGIENYSRILDGRPPGARPYCLLDYFPDDFVVFIDESHQTVPQIGGMYEGDRSRKQTLVDYGFRLPSALDNRPQTFDEFLSITPQMVFVSATPGQYERAHSGRIVEQIVRPTGIVDPAVEVRETRNQIDDLMNEVRIRVDREERVLVTTLTKKMSEDLTDYLLEMGFRVRYLHSEIDTLERIQIIRDLRLGEYDVLVGVNLLREGLDLPEVSLVAILDADKEGFLRGETSLIQTIGRAARNQEGMVIMYADKETAAMRSALEETDRRRAIQVAYNEEHGITPSTIVKGISDITEFLQGESKVPSNRRGKRRRKSEAPMDAAELERTIVELEEEMLAAADELKFEYAARLRDEIRELQRDLVNLRAAAGAS; from the coding sequence GTGCCGCCCTTCAAGCTCGACAGCGCCTTCACGCCGACAGCGGACCAGCCGAAGGCGATCTCCTCCCTCGCCGAGGGCATCCTGGCCGGAGAACGCGGCCTGACCCTTCTCGGGGCGACCGGCACCGGCAAGACGATGACGATGGCCGCGACCGTCGAGTCGGTCCAGAAGCCGACGCTCGTCCTCGCCCACAACAAGACGCTCGCAGCGCAGCTCTGCAACGAGTTCCGGACGTTCTTCCCGGAGAACGCGGTCGAGTACTTCGTCTCCTACTACGACTACTACCAGCCCGAGGCGTACGTCCCGAGCCGCGATCTGTACATCGAGAAGGACTCGGCGATCAACCAGGAGATCGACCGCCTGCGCCACGCCGCGACGGCCGCGCTGTTCGCCCGGCGCGACGTGCTGATCGTCGCGAGCGTCTCGGCGATCTTCGGCCTCGGCTCGCCGGAGACGTACGAGATGAACATGCAGGTGCTGCGCCGCGGCGACGAGAGCGACCGCGACGCGCTGCTGCGCAAGCTCGTCTCGATCCAGTACACGCGCAACGACACGGCCCTCGGCCGCGGGACGTTCCGGGTGCGGGGGGAGACCCTCGAGGTGTTCCCGGCCTACGAGGAGACCGCCTACCGCGCGACGTTCTTCGGCGACGAGGTGGAGCGGCTGCAGCGGTTCGACCCGCTCACGGGTGAGCTGCTCGCCGACGACCTCGAGCACATTGCGATCTGGCCCGCGACGCACTACAACGTCAAGGAGGGCACGATCGACCGCGCCGTGGCGGAGATCGGGCGCGAGCTCAACGAGCGCTGCGCCCAGCTCGAGGCGGAGGGCAAGCTGCTCGAGTCGCACCGGCTGCGCCAGCGCACGCAGTACGACATGGAGATGCTGCGCGAGATGGGCTTCTGCAACGGCATCGAGAACTACTCGCGCATCCTCGACGGGCGCCCGCCCGGGGCGCGGCCCTACTGCCTGCTCGACTACTTCCCCGACGACTTCGTCGTCTTCATCGACGAGTCGCACCAGACGGTGCCGCAGATCGGCGGCATGTACGAGGGCGACCGGTCGCGCAAGCAGACGCTGGTCGACTACGGGTTCCGCCTGCCGAGCGCGCTCGACAACCGGCCGCAGACCTTCGACGAGTTCCTGTCGATCACGCCACAGATGGTGTTCGTCTCCGCGACGCCGGGCCAGTACGAGCGCGCGCACAGCGGGCGGATCGTCGAGCAGATCGTCCGGCCGACCGGCATCGTGGACCCGGCCGTCGAGGTGCGCGAGACGCGCAACCAGATCGACGACCTCATGAACGAGGTGCGCATCCGCGTCGACCGGGAGGAGCGCGTGCTGGTCACAACGCTCACGAAGAAGATGAGCGAGGACCTCACGGACTACCTGCTCGAGATGGGCTTCCGCGTGCGCTACCTGCACTCGGAGATCGACACGCTGGAGCGCATCCAGATCATCCGCGACCTGCGCCTCGGCGAGTACGACGTGCTCGTCGGCGTGAACCTCCTGCGCGAGGGGCTCGACCTGCCCGAGGTCTCGCTCGTGGCGATCCTCGACGCCGACAAGGAGGGCTTCCTGCGCGGGGAGACGTCGCTGATCCAGACGATCGGCCGCGCCGCCCGCAACCAGGAGGGCATGGTGATCATGTACGCCGACAAGGAGACGGCGGCCATGCGCTCGGCGCTGGAGGAGACCGACCGCCGCCGGGCGATCCAGGTCGCCTACAACGAGGAGCACGGCATCACGCCGTCGACGATCGTCAAGGGCATCTCGGACATCACCGAGTTCCTGCAGGGCGAGTCGAAGGTGCCGTCCAACCGCCGCGGCAAACGGCGGCGCAAGTCCGAGGCGCCGATGGACGCCGCCGAGCTCGAGCGGACGATCGTCGAGCTCGAGGAGGAGATGCTCGCCGCGGCCGACGAGCTGAAGTTCGAGTACGCGGCGCGGCTGCGCGACGAGATCCGCGAGCTGCAGCGCGACCTGGTCAACCTGCGGGCGGCGGCGGGCGCGTCGTAG
- a CDS encoding lytic transglycosylase domain-containing protein, with product MSTRAAPQRRSAQARRRTAVRRRRLAAVGLLALIGALLVVFLPSMKDAAREITLPLHHEDIIRQQAADKHLDAALIAGVIYAESKFSDQTSHAGARGLMQITPDTADAIAQRTGGVNFKQEDLADPQVNISYGAWYLRHMLDRYGDNVVLALAAYNAGQGNVDKWIARAREQERDLTVKDIPFAETRAYIDRVLQARDDYRSTYPDELGL from the coding sequence GTGAGCACGCGAGCCGCCCCCCAGCGTCGCAGCGCCCAGGCGCGGCGCCGCACCGCCGTTCGCCGCCGCCGGCTGGCGGCCGTCGGCCTGCTCGCGCTCATCGGGGCCCTGCTCGTGGTCTTCCTGCCGTCGATGAAGGACGCGGCGCGCGAGATCACGCTGCCGCTGCACCACGAGGACATCATCCGCCAGCAGGCCGCGGACAAGCACCTCGACGCCGCGCTGATCGCCGGGGTCATCTACGCCGAGTCGAAGTTCTCCGATCAGACGTCGCACGCCGGCGCGCGCGGGCTGATGCAGATCACGCCCGACACGGCCGACGCGATCGCCCAGCGCACCGGCGGGGTGAACTTCAAGCAGGAGGACCTCGCCGACCCCCAGGTGAACATCAGCTACGGCGCGTGGTACCTGCGGCACATGCTCGACCGCTACGGCGACAACGTGGTGCTCGCGCTCGCCGCCTACAACGCCGGGCAGGGCAACGTCGACAAGTGGATCGCGCGCGCGCGTGAGCAGGAGCGCGACCTGACCGTGAAGGACATCCCGTTCGCGGAGACCCGGGCGTACATCGATCGCGTGCTGCAGGCGCGCGACGACTACCGGTCGACCTACCCCGACGAGCTCGGCTTGTAG
- the coaE gene encoding dephospho-CoA kinase (Dephospho-CoA kinase (CoaE) performs the final step in coenzyme A biosynthesis.), whose product MPFVGLTGGLGAGKSTALAALEDLGAATLSTDAVVHELYATDEVRDAVVERWGPEVAPGGVVDRRAVAAHAFADPQERGWLEGLLWPRVGRRVAEWREDVSRRRPPPRAAVVETPLLFEAGLEGMYDATIAVVAPEDLRAARAAARGHHAVDERAARQLSQDEKAQRATFALVNAGTVADLELELSAILAKLSP is encoded by the coding sequence GTGCCCTTCGTAGGTCTCACCGGCGGGCTCGGCGCCGGGAAGTCGACGGCACTGGCCGCGCTCGAGGATCTCGGCGCGGCCACCCTGTCGACCGACGCGGTCGTCCACGAGCTGTACGCGACGGACGAGGTGCGCGACGCGGTCGTCGAACGGTGGGGGCCCGAGGTGGCCCCCGGCGGCGTCGTCGACCGCCGCGCGGTGGCGGCGCACGCGTTCGCCGACCCTCAGGAGCGCGGCTGGCTCGAGGGGCTGCTGTGGCCGCGGGTCGGCCGGCGCGTCGCGGAGTGGCGCGAGGACGTCTCACGGCGACGGCCCCCGCCGCGCGCGGCGGTCGTCGAGACGCCGCTGCTGTTCGAGGCCGGGCTCGAGGGCATGTACGACGCCACGATCGCCGTCGTCGCACCCGAGGATCTGCGGGCCGCCCGGGCGGCCGCCCGCGGCCATCATGCGGTCGACGAGCGCGCTGCACGCCAGCTGTCACAGGACGAGAAGGCGCAACGTGCGACGTTTGCGCTCGTCAATGCAGGGACGGTTGCCGATCTGGAGTTGGAGCTGTCGGCCATCCTTGCCAAGCTGAGTCCCTGA
- a CDS encoding NAD-dependent epimerase/dehydratase family protein: MHIFLAGATGAVGRSLIPLLIENGHTVAGPTRSAAKADLLRSLGAAPVVVDGLDRDAVRSAVAAERPDAIVHQMTALTGMADLRRFEQAFAVTNRLRTEGTDHLVAAARDAGVERIVAQSYTGWPYARTGGPVKTEDDPLDADPPRQMRSTLDAIRHLEQAVTGAGGVVLRYGGFYGPGTGLVPGGEQWDAVRARRFPLVGDGGGVWSFTHIQDAAGAVLAVLEDHRPGELYNAVDDDPAPVREWLPALAAAAGAPPPRHVPRLVARLMGEHLVTLMCEVRGASNAKLRHELGWTPRWPTWREGFAALERSRAAA, from the coding sequence ATGCACATCTTCCTCGCAGGAGCGACCGGCGCGGTCGGCCGCTCCCTCATCCCCCTCCTGATCGAGAACGGCCACACCGTCGCCGGGCCCACCCGCAGCGCCGCGAAGGCGGACCTGCTGCGCTCGCTCGGTGCCGCGCCGGTCGTCGTCGACGGCCTCGACCGCGATGCCGTGCGCTCCGCGGTGGCGGCCGAGCGCCCCGACGCGATCGTCCACCAGATGACCGCGCTCACGGGCATGGCGGACCTGCGCAGGTTCGAGCAGGCGTTCGCGGTGACCAACCGCCTGCGCACCGAGGGCACCGATCACCTGGTCGCCGCGGCCCGCGACGCGGGCGTCGAGCGGATCGTCGCGCAGAGCTACACCGGCTGGCCGTACGCGCGCACCGGCGGCCCGGTGAAGACGGAGGACGATCCGCTCGACGCCGACCCTCCGCGCCAGATGCGCTCGACGCTCGACGCCATCCGCCATCTCGAGCAGGCGGTGACGGGCGCCGGCGGCGTCGTGCTGCGCTACGGCGGGTTCTACGGTCCCGGCACCGGGCTGGTGCCCGGCGGGGAGCAGTGGGATGCCGTGCGGGCGCGCAGGTTCCCGCTCGTCGGAGACGGCGGCGGCGTGTGGTCGTTCACCCACATCCAGGACGCCGCGGGCGCGGTGCTCGCCGTGCTCGAGGACCACCGGCCCGGAGAGCTCTACAACGCCGTCGACGACGACCCGGCGCCGGTGCGCGAGTGGCTGCCCGCGCTGGCCGCCGCCGCGGGTGCCCCGCCGCCCCGCCACGTGCCGCGCTTGGTCGCGCGGCTGATGGGCGAGCACCTCGTCACGCTCATGTGCGAGGTCCGCGGTGCGTCGAACGCGAAGCTCCGCCACGAGCTGGGCTGGACGCCGCGGTGGCCGACGTGGCGCGAGGGGTTCGCCGCGCTCGAGCGCTCGCGGGCGGCCGCCTAA
- a CDS encoding SgcJ/EcaC family oxidoreductase — MDPTTISQAVIEQLEAAWNAADGAAFARAFARDADFVNIRGELHSGTEAIAAGHQGIFDTIYRGSTVRYALIGARALDERVILAQVSGALHVPSGPLAGDLDALASIVLVAEGDGHRVAAFHNTLVAG, encoded by the coding sequence ATGGACCCGACCACCATCAGCCAGGCCGTGATCGAGCAGCTCGAGGCGGCCTGGAACGCCGCCGACGGCGCCGCCTTCGCCCGGGCGTTCGCGCGGGACGCGGACTTCGTGAACATCCGCGGCGAGCTGCACTCCGGCACCGAGGCGATCGCCGCGGGCCACCAGGGCATCTTCGACACGATCTACCGGGGCAGCACGGTGCGCTACGCCCTGATCGGGGCCCGCGCACTCGACGAGCGCGTCATCCTGGCCCAGGTCAGCGGCGCGCTGCACGTGCCTTCCGGCCCGCTCGCCGGCGACCTCGATGCCCTCGCGAGCATCGTCCTCGTGGCGGAAGGCGACGGCCACCGGGTCGCCGCCTTCCACAACACGCTCGTCGCCGGTTAG
- a CDS encoding MBL fold metallo-hydrolase — translation MASTDAAAVTVQTIGGPTAVLEMGGLRIMLDPTFDPPGRYEREGAPALVKTRGPAVEADALGPLGLALVSHDHHPDNLDAAGRELLSTVPLVLTTVAGAQRLGGTARGLEPFESTDVDLPGDRSLRVTAIPAQHGPDGTDHLTGPVIGFHLTGDGLPTVHVSGDNASLDVVRRIADRLGPVDVAVLFAGGACLAGRFDGALLTLGNREAPEAAQILGARVVVPVHHDGWEHFSAPLDGLVEAFTAAGIGDRLRVVEPGAGPVRVWPPT, via the coding sequence ATGGCCTCCACCGACGCAGCCGCCGTCACCGTCCAGACGATCGGCGGGCCCACCGCCGTGCTCGAGATGGGCGGCCTCCGCATCATGCTCGACCCGACCTTCGACCCGCCGGGCCGCTACGAGCGCGAGGGCGCGCCGGCGCTCGTCAAGACGCGCGGCCCCGCGGTCGAGGCCGACGCGCTCGGGCCGCTCGGCCTCGCGCTCGTCTCCCACGATCATCATCCGGACAACCTCGACGCCGCCGGGCGCGAGCTGCTGAGCACCGTCCCGCTCGTGCTGACGACGGTCGCGGGCGCGCAGCGGCTCGGCGGCACGGCGCGCGGCCTGGAGCCCTTCGAGTCGACCGACGTCGACCTGCCCGGCGACCGCAGCCTGCGCGTCACCGCGATCCCCGCCCAGCACGGCCCGGACGGCACGGACCACCTGACGGGCCCCGTGATCGGCTTCCACCTCACCGGCGACGGGCTGCCCACCGTCCACGTCAGCGGCGACAACGCCTCGCTCGACGTCGTCCGGCGCATCGCCGACCGCCTGGGCCCCGTGGACGTGGCGGTCCTCTTCGCCGGCGGGGCCTGCCTCGCGGGCCGCTTCGACGGGGCGCTGCTCACGCTCGGCAACCGCGAGGCGCCCGAGGCCGCGCAGATCCTCGGCGCGCGGGTTGTCGTGCCCGTCCACCATGACGGCTGGGAGCACTTCTCCGCGCCCCTCGACGGCCTCGTCGAGGCGTTCACCGCCGCCGGGATCGGCGACCGGCTGCGTGTCGTGGAGCCCGGCGCGGGGCCCGTTCGCGTCTGGCCGCCTACTTGA
- a CDS encoding RNA polymerase sigma-70 factor — translation MSTVEELRPLSFAVAYRMLGSVAEAEDVVQEALLRLHSTDAVANDEAFVTTVTTRLAIDVLRSARVRRETYVGDWLPEPLVEDAMVGRVEDEETISLAFLVLLERLTPEERAVLVLRDAFDYRFADIAGIVGKSEANCRQILSRARRRIGDERPRFDPDPAQRSALAARFLDAARDGDLDGLVALLAPDAVLVGDGGGKARSIPKPMAGGAQVARALAAFYRAGVDMGITLEPVLVNGQPGFRSRGPDGRLVNVVGLDVEDGRIRRVHSILNPDKLHHLGPLSDLALRPSLK, via the coding sequence GTGTCCACCGTCGAGGAGCTCCGCCCGCTCTCCTTCGCCGTCGCCTACCGGATGCTCGGCAGCGTCGCCGAGGCCGAGGACGTGGTGCAGGAGGCGCTGCTGCGCCTGCACTCGACCGATGCGGTCGCCAACGACGAGGCGTTCGTCACGACGGTCACCACCCGCCTGGCGATTGACGTGCTGCGCTCCGCCCGCGTGCGGCGCGAGACCTACGTCGGCGACTGGCTGCCCGAGCCGCTCGTCGAGGACGCGATGGTCGGGCGCGTCGAGGACGAGGAGACGATCTCGCTGGCGTTCCTCGTCCTGCTCGAGCGCCTGACGCCGGAGGAGCGCGCCGTCCTGGTCCTGCGCGACGCGTTCGACTACCGCTTCGCGGACATCGCCGGCATCGTCGGCAAGAGCGAGGCGAACTGCCGCCAGATCCTCAGCCGCGCGCGGCGGCGCATCGGCGACGAGCGCCCCCGCTTCGATCCCGACCCGGCGCAGCGCAGCGCCCTTGCGGCCCGCTTCCTCGACGCCGCCCGCGACGGCGATCTCGACGGGCTCGTCGCGCTCCTCGCGCCCGACGCGGTGCTCGTCGGCGACGGCGGGGGCAAGGCGCGCTCGATCCCGAAGCCGATGGCCGGCGGCGCTCAGGTGGCCCGGGCGCTGGCGGCGTTCTACCGGGCGGGCGTCGACATGGGCATCACGCTCGAGCCTGTCCTGGTCAACGGGCAGCCGGGCTTTCGCTCGCGCGGCCCGGACGGCCGGCTGGTCAACGTGGTCGGCCTCGACGTCGAGGACGGCCGCATCCGCCGCGTGCACTCGATCCTCAACCCGGACAAGCTCCACCACCTCGGTCCGCTGTCGGATCTCGCGCTGCGCCCGTCGCTCAAGTAG
- a CDS encoding NAD(P)/FAD-dependent oxidoreductase: MPVRATKRGAERTPLHADADVVICGASFAGLAAARELLGTGARVVVVDRYEIGERQTSACAAPTPWLQHLGLGAAIRQTFGDLLVHTQREDIRYRLPWTFSTFDYRELCALLAGQGDFTFDTAKVEGITRGAVHTVHTDRGNLRAPLVVDALGWRRVLGRDVRIQPPEARLSRGLEVHPAGRGDDLELWIDPKVIRSGYGWSFPAGDEVRVGVGSFDPHDHVKDPTVELAEEVGVPPIGYQGNWIPHELRPATSEGVFFAGDSAGHCLPLTAEGIRTAFYFGMAAGRELRAVVEGRRTREQALGGYGAFSASHARAYRWLLHCQRMVGPLNDRGPLLGFVMRGVNRGWWIEYFFNRYLAVAPPQFALTSPVARSAPARAAA; this comes from the coding sequence ATGCCCGTCCGTGCCACCAAGCGGGGCGCCGAGCGTACGCCGCTCCACGCCGACGCCGACGTCGTCATCTGCGGCGCCAGCTTCGCCGGCCTGGCCGCCGCGCGCGAGCTGCTCGGCACCGGCGCGCGCGTCGTCGTGGTGGATCGCTACGAGATCGGGGAGCGCCAGACGTCGGCCTGCGCCGCCCCCACCCCGTGGCTGCAGCACCTCGGGCTGGGCGCCGCGATCCGCCAGACGTTCGGCGATCTGCTCGTGCACACGCAGCGCGAGGACATCCGCTATCGGCTGCCGTGGACCTTCTCCACGTTCGACTACCGCGAGCTGTGCGCGCTGCTCGCCGGCCAGGGCGACTTCACGTTCGACACCGCGAAGGTCGAGGGCATCACGCGCGGCGCGGTCCACACGGTGCACACCGATCGCGGCAACCTGCGCGCGCCGCTGGTCGTCGACGCGCTCGGCTGGCGCCGGGTCCTCGGTCGCGACGTGCGCATCCAGCCGCCCGAGGCGCGGCTCTCGCGCGGGCTGGAGGTCCACCCCGCGGGCCGCGGGGACGACCTCGAGCTCTGGATCGACCCGAAGGTCATCCGCTCCGGGTACGGCTGGAGCTTTCCCGCGGGCGACGAGGTCCGCGTCGGCGTCGGCTCGTTCGATCCGCACGACCACGTCAAGGACCCGACCGTCGAGCTCGCCGAGGAGGTGGGCGTCCCGCCGATCGGCTACCAGGGCAACTGGATCCCGCACGAGCTGCGGCCCGCGACGAGCGAGGGCGTGTTCTTCGCCGGCGACAGCGCCGGCCACTGCCTGCCGCTGACGGCGGAGGGCATCCGCACCGCGTTCTACTTCGGCATGGCGGCGGGCCGCGAGCTGCGCGCCGTCGTCGAGGGCCGGCGGACGCGGGAGCAGGCGCTCGGCGGCTACGGCGCGTTCTCCGCCTCCCATGCGCGGGCGTACCGGTGGCTGCTGCACTGCCAGCGGATGGTGGGGCCGCTGAACGACCGCGGCCCGCTGCTTGGATTCGTCATGCGCGGGGTCAACCGCGGCTGGTGGATCGAGTACTTCTTCAACCGCTATCTCGCGGTCGCGCCGCCGCAGTTCGCGCTGACCTCGCCGGTGGCCCGGAGCGCTCCGGCCCGCGCGGCCGCGTAG
- a CDS encoding TetR/AcrR family transcriptional regulator: MSSTDERILEAARRLVGSQEALPTMSDVARATGISRQALYLHFPDRAALLLALVEHVDDREGLAAALATVEAAADGPAQLRAWVEMQARRNPRIAALARGLDQTRHEDGPTAAAWRDRAGNRMRGATAIVRRLRGEGLVHRSWTTAEASALVWELVSFRVWDDLVNEAGLAPARYAEIVTTAVLAALGSPVRRRARRAG; the protein is encoded by the coding sequence GTGTCAAGCACGGACGAGCGGATCCTCGAAGCGGCGCGCCGGCTGGTCGGGTCGCAGGAGGCGCTGCCGACGATGTCGGACGTCGCCCGGGCGACCGGCATCTCGCGCCAGGCGCTCTACCTGCACTTCCCGGATCGCGCCGCGCTCCTGCTCGCCCTCGTGGAGCACGTCGACGATCGGGAGGGGCTCGCGGCCGCGCTCGCCACGGTCGAGGCGGCGGCGGACGGGCCGGCCCAGCTGCGCGCGTGGGTCGAGATGCAGGCGCGGCGCAACCCGCGCATCGCCGCCCTGGCGCGGGGCCTGGACCAGACCCGGCACGAGGACGGGCCGACGGCCGCGGCGTGGCGCGACCGGGCCGGCAACCGGATGCGCGGGGCGACCGCCATCGTGCGGCGGCTGCGCGGCGAAGGGCTCGTGCATCGCAGCTGGACCACCGCCGAGGCATCGGCGCTCGTGTGGGAGCTCGTCTCCTTCCGGGTGTGGGACGACCTCGTCAACGAAGCGGGCCTCGCCCCCGCGCGGTACGCCGAGATCGTCACCACGGCCGTGCTCGCGGCCCTCGGCTCCCCGGTGCGCCGCCGCGCGCGACGGGCGGGCTGA